ATGCGGTACGGCCGGCCCGCCTCGACGCCCGCCTCCACGGCCGCGCCGGCGTCGTCCACATGCACATGGACGTTCCACAGGCCGTCCCCGCCGACCACGACGAGCGAGTCGCCGAGACCGTCCAGCCGCTGCCGCAGCCGTCCCACGGCCGCGTCCTCGGCCTCCAGGAGGTAGATCACCTCGAAGGCCGGGCCGTCCCCTTCCCCGTCCTGGCCGTCCCCTTCCCCGTCCGGACCGCGCTCGTGCGCCGCACCGGCTTCGCCGCCCCGTCCGGCGTCCGGGGCGTTCCCGCCCTCCTCGCCGGGCGCGCGTCCGCAGTCGTCCGCGTCGTCCGCCTCGTCCGCGTCGTCCAAGCCCTCCGTGCGCCGGGCGCTCTGCACCCGAACGGATCCCCCGCGCACAGGCGGACCCGAGAGGCCCGGCTGCCCCGACGGACCCGGCATGCCCGGCGCCTCTCCCGTGAACGTCTCCACCAGGGCCGCGAGGACCGCGACCAGCCCCCGGCCGCCCGCGTCGACCACTCCCGCCCGCCCCAGCACCGCGAGCTGCTCCGGAGTGGCGGCGAGTGCCGCACACGCCCCCCGGTGGGCGGCCCGGGCGATAGTGCCGCAGTCGCCCTGCGCGCCCCCCGCCGCGTCCGCGGCGGCGTCGGCGACCGTCAGGACGGTGCCCTCGACGGGGTGGGCCACAGCCTGCCGGGCCGCGTCGGCCGCCTGCCGCAGCGCCAGGCGCAGCCCGGCTCCGTCGGTGTGAGTCGCCTCACTCTCGGCGGCGAGCACCTGTGCCATGCCGCGCAGCAACTGCGCGAGGATCGTGCCCGAGTTGCCGCGCGCGCCTATGAGCGCGCCGTGGGCCATCGCGTGCGCGGCGTCGGCGAGGGACGGGGGCCGAACGGGCGCGGCGCCGGCCTCGTGCCCGGCGAAGACCGCCTCGACGGCGGTCGCCGCGGACTCGACGGTGAGGTACAGGTTGGTGCCGGTGTCCCCGTCCGCGACCGGGTAGACGTTGATCGCGTCGATCTCCTCGCGGGCCCGACCCAGAGCCGACAGCGCCAGGCCGCACCAGGTGCGCACCGCGAGAGCATCGAAGAACGTCTGCGGCACCTGCGCCACCTGCGCCTCCCTGAAGTCCTGGACTGGACGCAGCGTAGCCCGAGGCCCCGGGTCCGCCGGAAAAAGGGCCCGGGCAGGGCGAAGGCCGGGCCCGCCGGGAGCGACGACGCCGGGGCCGGGGCCCTGAGCAGCCATGGTAGTTTCGTTCTGCTGGCGCAGCCGTTGTATGCTGCTCCGGTTGCCCGATACACATCGGGCCATCCCCCTGGCACCGCCACTCAGATCTCTGATCCTGCGATCTCGATCCCGGCATGCCGGGATCCACCGTAAGTGCATCTGAAGTCTTTGGAGTGACCCGTGGCTGCCAACTGCGACGTCTGTGGCAAGGGGCCGAGCTTCGGCAACAACATCTCGTTTTCGCACCGCCGTACGTCCCGTCGCTGGAACCCGAACATCCAGCGCGTCCGTACCGTGGTCGGCGGGACGCCGAAGCGCGTGAACGCTTGCACCTCGTGCATCAAGGCCGGCAAGGTCTCGCGCTGACGCACGTCCCCCTGCCCTCGACTCCATTCGAGCTGGGGGGAACCCCATCGCGCGCGGCCACTGCTGGTTCGCTGCATCGAGCCGGTCCACCTCGAGTGGACCGGCTTTTTGCTGCCCTCACCACCACGCGCTTCGCCGCCCGCACCGCGATGCTCTTCGCGGCCCTCAGGCTGCGTGCCCGCCCGGGCCGAGGTCCCAGGCGTGGTCCACGGGTCCGATCCCCGCGCCGAGCGCGAACCCCGCGGCGATCGCCCCCGTGACATACCGCTTGGCGGCCGCGACCGCCTCCGGCACGGAGTGCCCCTTCGCCAGCTGCGCCGCGATCGCGGAGGCGAGCGTGCAGCCCGTGCCGTGCGTGTGCCGGTTGTCGTACCTCGGCGCGCGCAGCCAGTGCTCCTCGACGCCGTCCGTCAGCAGGTCCACGGCGTCGCCGGGCAGATGACCGCCCTTGATGAGCACCCACCGCGGCCCGTGGGCCAGCACGGCGGCGGCCGCCTCCCGCAGCTGTTCCTCCGACTCGACCCGCACGCCCGTGAGTTGGGCCGTCTCGTCGAGGTTCGGGGTGGCGACGGTGGCGAGCGGCAGCAGCTTCGTGCGGACGGAGTCCAGCGCCGAGGCGGCCAGCAGCGGATCGCCGTGCTTGGAGACGCCGACCGGGTCGACGACGACGGGGACGCCGGTCCCGGCGAGCAACCCGGCCACTGCCTCGACGAGTTCGGCGGAGGCGAGCATGCCCGTCTTGACCGCCTGGACGCCGATGTCGTCGACGACGCTGCGGTACTGGGCCCGGACCGCCTCCACCGGCAGCTCCCAAGCACCCTGCACGCCGACGGAGTTCTGCGCGGTGACCGCCGTGATCACGCTCATGCCGTGCACGCCGAGCGCGAGCATCGTCTTCAGGTCGGCCTGGATGCCGGCTCCGCCGCCCGAGTCGGAGCCTGCGACGGTCAGCACCCGGGGCGGCGCCGCGGGAGCGTTCACGACTCCTCCAGGTCCCCGAAGTGGTCCCAGCCGCCCTTGCTGGTCCAGGGCGCCCCGTCGACGGTCACCTGGGGCAGGGCGGAGGGGTTGAGGACCTCTCCGATCACCTTCCAGCGGGCGGGCAGTTTCACGTCCGGCGGGAAGGTCGCCACGATCGCGTGGTCCTCTCCCCCGGCCAGCACCCACTGCATCGGGTCGACCCCGACGGCCTGCCCGATGTCGTTCATCTGGGTCGGGATGTCGATCGCGCCCGATCGCACGTCGATCCGGACCTTGCTCGCCTCGGCGATGTGCCCGAGGTCGGCGATCAGCCCGTCGCTGACGTCGCACATCGCCGTGGCGCCGAGGCCGGCTGCCGCCGGGCCCGCGTGGTACGGCGGCTCCGGGCGACGGTGGGCCTCCACGAAGGCACGGGGCGAGCGGAAGCCGCGGGACAGCACCGCGTACCCGGCGGCGGACCAGCCCAGCCAGCCGGTCACCGCGACGAGGTCGCCGGGCTGGGCCCCGCCCCGGGTGACCGGCTCCTGGTTGCGCAGATCGCCGAGCGCGGTGATCGACACCATGATCGTGTCGCCGCGTACGACGTCGCCGCCGACCACGGAGGCGCCGGCGACCTGGCACTCGTCGCGCAGGCCGTCCATCAGCTCGCTCGCCCAGGTGACCGGCAGCTCGGCCGGCACGACGAGGCCGAGCAGCAGCGCAGTCGGCACCGCGCCCATGGCGGCGATGTCGGCGAGGTTCTGCGCGGCGGCCTTTCGGCCGACGTCGTACGCCGTGGACCAGTCGCGGCGGAAGTGCCGGCCCTCCAGCAGGATGTCTGTGCTGGCCACGACCCGGCGGTCGGGTGCGGCGACCACCGCTGCGTCGTCGCCGGGGCCGACCCGGACCGCGGGGGTGGTGGTGAGTCGGGAGGTGAGCTCCCTGATGAGCCCGAACTCGCCGAGTTCACCAACAGTGCCCTTCATTGCCCTTTCGCCCCTTCTGTACCTGTCTGTGCCCGGTCGCGCGTAACCAGTGTCCTCGATACGGTCGAGTCAGCCGTCAACTTCTGTCGGGCCCGTACCCCGGCGCGCGGGCCCTGGTTCCCGCAGGTCTCCCCGCGGCGAGCGGCGACGCGATACCGTGGCGTTCCTTTTCCCCACATGATCCTCGTGGCCGCTCTGGAGGTTCCGTGGTACAGGCGTACATCCTGATCCAGACGGAGGTCGGCAAAGCGTCGACCGTCGCCGAAGAGATCGGCAAAATCCCTGGCGTCGTCCAGGCCGAGGACGTGACGGGACCTTATGACGTGATCGTGCGGGCCCAGGCCGACACGGTGGACGACCTCGGCCGCATGGTGGTCGCCAAGGTCCAGCAGGTGGACGGGATCACCCGAACCCTGACCTGCCCGGTCGTGCATCTGTAGCCCCCGTCTAACCTTGGCCGGTGAACCCTTTCCGTCACCGGCCCATCGGCCTGCCCGCGCTCGCCCTGCTGCTGCTTGCGGTGGGCTGCTCCTCAGCAGACGGTGACACCTCGACGGCGGTTCCCGGTCCCGACGCGAAAACCACGGCGCTGTGCCGGAACCTGGACAAGGTACTGCCGTCGAAGGTGGACGGTGAGAGCCGCCACGATCCCGAGCCCGCCTCCGCGCTGACCGCGGGCTGGGGAGGTCCGGCGATCATACTGCGCTGCGGTGTCGCACAGCCGCCGAAGATGATCGACCCGAAGGTCCCGCAGGGGGCCGACGCGGACGCGGTGGCCGGCGGGGTGAACGGCGTCGACTGGCTGATGGAGAAGCGGGACGGCGGGGGCTACCGCTTCACCACGGCCAGCAGGAGCGCCTACGTCGAGGTGACGGTGCCGGCGGGCGCCGACACCTCCGGCGCGTTGATCGATCTGGCCCCGGCCATCAAGAAGGCGATCCCCGAGGGGATCGCCGACTAGCTCGTCCGACCGGAGGGGCCGTGCCGGTCCGGCATCGGTCAGCCCCGGATCACCGCAGGCCCGTGGACCTGCGCAGGGCCGCCTGCACCAGGCGGTCCACCAGCTCGGGATAGCCGATCCCGGTCTCCTCCCACATCTTGGGGTACATCGAGATCGGCGTGAAACCGGGCATCGTGTTGATCTCGTTGATGACGAACTCGCCCTCGTCCGTGAGGAAGAAGTCCGCGCGGACCAGGCCCTCGCAGGACGCCGCCTCGAACGCGTCCACCGCGAGGCGCCGCACCTCGGCCGTCTCCTCGGGCGTCAGCGGCGCCGGGACGATGCCGGGGGTCGAGTCGATGTACTTGGCGTCGAAGTCGTAGTAAGCGTGGGCGTCCGGCGGCGGGATCTCGGCCGGGACGGAGGCGCGCGGGCCGTCCTCGAACTCCAGGACGCCGCACTCGATCTCGCGGCCCCGCAGCGCCGCCTCGACCAGGATCTTCGGGTCGTGGCGCTGAGCCTCCGCGATCGCCTCGTCGAGACCCGACAGGTCGTCGACCTTGGTGATGCCGATGGACGACCCCGCGCGCGCGGGCTTCACGAAGAGCGGCCAGCCGTGCTCGCCGGCGAAGTCGACGATCTTCTTGCGGGCGGCCGGCTCGTCCTGGGCCCACTCGCGCGGCCGGATCACCACGTACGGGCCGACCTTGAGCCCGAAGGAGGTGAACACCCGCTTCATGTACTCCTTGTCCTGGCCGACGGCCGAGGCGAGCACCCCCGACCCCACGTACGGGACGCCGGAGAGCTCCAGCATGCCCTGCAGCGTGCCGTCCTCCCCGTAGGGGCCGTGCAGCACCGGGAAGACGACGTCGACCTCGCCGAGCGCCTTGGGCACCGATCCGGCCTCGTAGTACACGACTTCGCGGTTGGCGGGGTCGACGGGGAGCACCACGCCGCCGTCCCGCGACTCGGCCAGTTCGTCGACGTCGGGCGTACGCCGGTCGGTGATCGCCATGCGCTCGGGCTCGTCGGCGGTGAGGAACCAGCCGCCCTCGCGCGTGATGCCGATCGGCAGCACCTCGTACCGCGTCCGGTCGATGGCCCGCAGGACCGCACCGGCGGTGACCACGGAGATCCCGTGCTCGGAGCTGCGACCGCCGAAGACGACGGCGACCCGCGGCTTGCGAGAGGGCTGCTGAGGGCTCTGGGGGAGGTTCTCGGTGCTCATATCGGCTTGAGGGTACCCGGTGGTAGTGCCGGGAGTCAGCGTCCACCCGCCGGGTTCGCTCAGCGTCGTTCGGGCTTCGCGCTGCGCGACATCAGCTCCTTGACGGCGACCACCGGAGGCTTGCCCTCGTGCACGATGGCGACGACCGTCTCCGTGATCGGCATGTCGACGCCGTGCCGCCGGGCCAGATCCAGCACCGACTCACAGGACTTGACGCCCTCGGCGGTCTGCCGGGTGACCGCGATGGTCTCCTGCAGGGTCATGCCCTTGCCGAGGTTGGTGCCGAAGGTGTGGTTGCGGGACAGCGGCGAGGAGCAGGTGGCCACCAGGTCGCCGAGCCCGGCGAGTCCGGCGAAGGTGAGCGGGTCCGCGCCCATCGCCAGGCCCAGCCGGGTGGTCTCGGCGAGCCCGCGCGTGATCAGCGAGCCCTTGGCGTTGTCGCCGAGTCCCATGCCGTCCGCGATGCCGACCGCGAGACCGATGACGTTCTTGACCGCGCCGCCCAGTTCGCAGCCCACCACGTCGGTGTTGGTGTACGGGCGGAAGTAGGGGGTGTGGCAGGCGGCCTGCAGGCGCTGGGCGACGCCCTCGTCGGTGCAGGCCACGACGGCCGCGGCCGGCCTGCGGGAGGCGATCTCCTTGGCGAGGTTGGGCCCGGTGACGACGGCGATCCGGTCCCGGCCCACCTTGGCGACGTCCTCGACGACCTCGCTCATCCGCATGGTCGTACCGAGCTCGACACCCTTCATCAGCGACACCAGCACGGTGTCCGGGGCGAGCAGCGCCGTCCAGTCGGCGAGGTTGGCGCGCAGCGTCTGCGAGGGGATGGCGAGGACGGTGAAGTCGGCGTCCCGGGCCGCCTCGGCGGGGTCGGCGGTGGCGCGCAGGTTGCGCGGGAGCTCCACGCCGGGAAGGTAGTCGGGGTTGACGTGGGTGGAGTTGACCGCGTCGGCGAGCTCGGCGCGGCGCGCCCACAGCGTCACCTCGCAGCCCGCGTCGGCGAGGACCGCGCCGAAGGCGGTCCCCCATGATCCGGTGCCGAAGACGGCCGCCTTCACGGAGTTGCTCACTTGCTGTTCTCCCCCTCGTGACGGGCCTGCGCGTGCCCGGTCTCCGCGTGGTCGGTGCGGTCGGTGTGCGGGCCGACGACCCCGGCGCCGTTCTCCGCGGCGGTCTCCGCCTGGGTGCGGCGGCGCTGCTCGATGCGCTCCCGGCGCGGGTCGTAGGGCGTCTCGGGCGCCTTCTCGCCGCGGATCTCCTCCAGCAGGCCGGTGACGGCCGCCATGATGACCTCCGTGGCCTCCTTCAGCAGCTCGGGAGTGGTCTCCCTGCCGTAGAACCGCGAGAGGTCCACGGGCGGGCCCGCGAGCACGTGGTGGGTCTTGCGCGGGAAGAGGTCGGGCTTCTTGGCGTACGGGGCCAGCAGCTCGTTGGCGCCCCACTGGGCGACGGGGATCACCGGGCACCTGGTCTGCAGCGCCACGCGCGCGGCGCCGGTCTTGGCGGTCATCGGCCAGCCGTCGGGGTCGCGGGTGAGGGTGCCCTCGGGGTAGAACGCGACACACTCGCCGCGCTCCACCGCGTCGATGGCGGCCCGGAAGGCGCTGAGCGCGTCCGTGCTCTCGCGGTAGACGGGGATCTGCCCGGTGCCGCGCATCGCGGCACCGACGAATCCCTCCCGGAAAAGCCCGCTCTTCGCCAGGAATCGCGGCACCCGTCCGGTGTTGTACTGGAAGTGCGCGTAAGCGAAGGGGTCTACATGCGAATTGTGGTTCACCGCGGTGATAAATCCACCCTCGGCCGGAATGTGCTCCATTCCGCGCCAGTCCCGCTTGATCAGAACCACCAGCCAGGGTTTGCACAGCACCGCGGCGAAGCGGTACCAGAAGCCGATTCTGCGGCGGGGCACGCGGACACCTTCCTCTAGGACTTCCCTGGGCCTGCACCGGAGCCCGGGGCCGCACAAGTGTCGCTCCGGACCGCGGGTCTGTCGAGAACACCGTACGCCCGCGCGTCCTGCGCACGGACGGGCCGGGTGACAATGACCGCGACAAGAGAGGGGAGGCACGCCGGTGCGGTGGACCTTGGTCATACCCCTGAAGCCCTTGGCCCTGGCCAAGAGCAGGCTCGCGGACACGGCCGCCGACAGCCTGCGCCCGGGCGTCGCCCTGGCCTTCGCCGAGGACACCGTGGCGGCCGCGCTGGCCTCGCCCGCGGTGCGGGATGTGGCCGTGGTCACGGACGACGCCCTGGCCGGGCGCACGCTGGCGGCCCTGGGCGCCCGGATCGTCCCGGACGAGCCGGGGGCGGGCCTGAACGCCGCGCTGGCCCACGGAGCGGCCGCGGTACGCGCTTTTCGTCCCGACGCGCCCCTCGCGGCCCTCAACGCCGATCTGCCGTCGCTGCGCGCGCCGGAATTGGCCCGGGTACTGGACGCGGCCGCGGAATTCCCCCGCGCATTCCTTCCCGACGCCGCCGCAATCGGCACCACGCTTCTCGCCGTCGCGCCGGGCCGTGCGTTGCACCCCGCATTCGGCCCGGATTCCCGGGCCCGCCATCGCGCCTCCGGAGCCGTGGAACTCCGTCTCGACGCGGTGGATTCGGTACGCCAGGACGTGG
The window above is part of the Streptomyces sp. NBC_00425 genome. Proteins encoded here:
- a CDS encoding NAD(P)H-dependent glycerol-3-phosphate dehydrogenase → MSNSVKAAVFGTGSWGTAFGAVLADAGCEVTLWARRAELADAVNSTHVNPDYLPGVELPRNLRATADPAEAARDADFTVLAIPSQTLRANLADWTALLAPDTVLVSLMKGVELGTTMRMSEVVEDVAKVGRDRIAVVTGPNLAKEIASRRPAAAVVACTDEGVAQRLQAACHTPYFRPYTNTDVVGCELGGAVKNVIGLAVGIADGMGLGDNAKGSLITRGLAETTRLGLAMGADPLTFAGLAGLGDLVATCSSPLSRNHTFGTNLGKGMTLQETIAVTRQTAEGVKSCESVLDLARRHGVDMPITETVVAIVHEGKPPVVAVKELMSRSAKPERR
- the cofC gene encoding 2-phospho-L-lactate guanylyltransferase — its product is MRWTLVIPLKPLALAKSRLADTAADSLRPGVALAFAEDTVAAALASPAVRDVAVVTDDALAGRTLAALGARIVPDEPGAGLNAALAHGAAAVRAFRPDAPLAALNADLPSLRAPELARVLDAAAEFPRAFLPDAAAIGTTLLAVAPGRALHPAFGPDSRARHRASGAVELRLDAVDSVRQDVDTGEDLRAALALGVGPRTAAATARLLIPGQ
- a CDS encoding thiamine-phosphate kinase, with protein sequence MKGTVGELGEFGLIRELTSRLTTTPAVRVGPGDDAAVVAAPDRRVVASTDILLEGRHFRRDWSTAYDVGRKAAAQNLADIAAMGAVPTALLLGLVVPAELPVTWASELMDGLRDECQVAGASVVGGDVVRGDTIMVSITALGDLRNQEPVTRGGAQPGDLVAVTGWLGWSAAGYAVLSRGFRSPRAFVEAHRRPEPPYHAGPAAAGLGATAMCDVSDGLIADLGHIAEASKVRIDVRSGAIDIPTQMNDIGQAVGVDPMQWVLAGGEDHAIVATFPPDVKLPARWKVIGEVLNPSALPQVTVDGAPWTSKGGWDHFGDLEES
- the thiD gene encoding bifunctional hydroxymethylpyrimidine kinase/phosphomethylpyrimidine kinase, translating into MNAPAAPPRVLTVAGSDSGGGAGIQADLKTMLALGVHGMSVITAVTAQNSVGVQGAWELPVEAVRAQYRSVVDDIGVQAVKTGMLASAELVEAVAGLLAGTGVPVVVDPVGVSKHGDPLLAASALDSVRTKLLPLATVATPNLDETAQLTGVRVESEEQLREAAAAVLAHGPRWVLIKGGHLPGDAVDLLTDGVEEHWLRAPRYDNRHTHGTGCTLASAIAAQLAKGHSVPEAVAAAKRYVTGAIAAGFALGAGIGPVDHAWDLGPGGHAA
- a CDS encoding D-alanine--D-alanine ligase family protein, translated to MSTENLPQSPQQPSRKPRVAVVFGGRSSEHGISVVTAGAVLRAIDRTRYEVLPIGITREGGWFLTADEPERMAITDRRTPDVDELAESRDGGVVLPVDPANREVVYYEAGSVPKALGEVDVVFPVLHGPYGEDGTLQGMLELSGVPYVGSGVLASAVGQDKEYMKRVFTSFGLKVGPYVVIRPREWAQDEPAARKKIVDFAGEHGWPLFVKPARAGSSIGITKVDDLSGLDEAIAEAQRHDPKILVEAALRGREIECGVLEFEDGPRASVPAEIPPPDAHAYYDFDAKYIDSTPGIVPAPLTPEETAEVRRLAVDAFEAASCEGLVRADFFLTDEGEFVINEINTMPGFTPISMYPKMWEETGIGYPELVDRLVQAALRRSTGLR
- the rpmB gene encoding 50S ribosomal protein L28, translating into MAANCDVCGKGPSFGNNISFSHRRTSRRWNPNIQRVRTVVGGTPKRVNACTSCIKAGKVSR
- a CDS encoding DUF3515 domain-containing protein, with the protein product MNPFRHRPIGLPALALLLLAVGCSSADGDTSTAVPGPDAKTTALCRNLDKVLPSKVDGESRHDPEPASALTAGWGGPAIILRCGVAQPPKMIDPKVPQGADADAVAGGVNGVDWLMEKRDGGGYRFTTASRSAYVEVTVPAGADTSGALIDLAPAIKKAIPEGIAD
- a CDS encoding Lrp/AsnC family transcriptional regulator — protein: MVQAYILIQTEVGKASTVAEEIGKIPGVVQAEDVTGPYDVIVRAQADTVDDLGRMVVAKVQQVDGITRTLTCPVVHL
- a CDS encoding lysophospholipid acyltransferase family protein; its protein translation is MPRRRIGFWYRFAAVLCKPWLVVLIKRDWRGMEHIPAEGGFITAVNHNSHVDPFAYAHFQYNTGRVPRFLAKSGLFREGFVGAAMRGTGQIPVYRESTDALSAFRAAIDAVERGECVAFYPEGTLTRDPDGWPMTAKTGAARVALQTRCPVIPVAQWGANELLAPYAKKPDLFPRKTHHVLAGPPVDLSRFYGRETTPELLKEATEVIMAAVTGLLEEIRGEKAPETPYDPRRERIEQRRRTQAETAAENGAGVVGPHTDRTDHAETGHAQARHEGENSK
- a CDS encoding DAK2 domain-containing protein, translated to MAQVPQTFFDALAVRTWCGLALSALGRAREEIDAINVYPVADGDTGTNLYLTVESAATAVEAVFAGHEAGAAPVRPPSLADAAHAMAHGALIGARGNSGTILAQLLRGMAQVLAAESEATHTDGAGLRLALRQAADAARQAVAHPVEGTVLTVADAAADAAGGAQGDCGTIARAAHRGACAALAATPEQLAVLGRAGVVDAGGRGLVAVLAALVETFTGEAPGMPGPSGQPGLSGPPVRGGSVRVQSARRTEGLDDADEADDADDCGRAPGEEGGNAPDAGRGGEAGAAHERGPDGEGDGQDGEGDGPAFEVIYLLEAEDAAVGRLRQRLDGLGDSLVVVGGDGLWNVHVHVDDAGAAVEAGVEAGRPYRIRITHFGADDAHTHGGRRPPRERVQRAVVAVVPGEGLVGLYSEAGATTVLARPGEPPASGELVEAVRRAHAREVVLLPNDADLRHTAAAAAEQARTEGIRVALIPTRSAVQGIAALAVHEPDRRFDEDVVSMTSAAGATRYAEVVVAVRESWTMAGICQAGDVLGLVDGDVAVIGSDVAATAEGVLDRMLSAGGELVTLVLGDEAPEGVAERLESRVREAYLAVDTVVYRGGRQGALLLIGVE